A genomic segment from Malus domestica chromosome 05, GDT2T_hap1 encodes:
- the LOC103409293 gene encoding BAHD acyltransferase At5g47980-like, with the protein MYGDSVCLYMKLGGVCYETLVWREKMGSEMKIQVIYKDTIRPSLPTPHHLRNLSLSVFDQLFPDIYVPLLLFYPNDNNKYFEGKHSLVAERSKLLKKSLSEALTRFYPYAGNFQHNASICCNDHGAAYVEARVNCPMSKVLNKPELVILKQLLPTVLDSSQADTGYLLLVKANFFECGGLAIGVGSSHKVADAYTLSKFTSCWAAIALGSIRFGAVLAQHITDHIELPDKFGVAASLFPQVDFLNSLQPALEFPQEKCITKRFVFDASKIAALKSKAGSATVENPTRVEVVSALIWKCAMEASRSNLGVVRPSELSQFVNIRKILVSPLAENLLGNLVGLCVAKTEASEVDDVQSLVTKFRKEMEEFKVGYGKGISGEEACEFYKEYGHLMKRDVDNYNCISWCRFPFYEADFGWGKPLWVPHIGGLKNLILLMDTRDGEGIEASLTLKEEDMAKFESNKELLSYASVNPPVI; encoded by the exons ATGTACGGCGACTCCGTGTGTCTTTATATGAAGCTGGGAGGTGTTTGCTATGAAACTCTAGTGTGGAGAGAAAAGATGGGTTCAGAGATGAAGATACAAGTCATTTACAAGGACACAATTAGACCATCATTGCCAACTCCTCACCACCTTAGAAATTTAAGCCTTTCTGTTTTCGATCAGCTTTTTCCGGATATTTATGTCCCACTACTTCTCTTTTATCCCAACGACAATAATAAGTATTTTGAGGGCAAACATTCTTTGGTTGCCGAGAGATCCAAGCTTCTAAAGAAATCATTATCTGAAGCCCTCACTCGCTTCTATCCATATGCCGGAAATTTCCAGCACAACGCTTCAATTTGTTGCAACGACCATGGAGCTGCCTATGTTGAAGCCCGAGTGAATTGTCCCATGTCGAAGGTATTGAACAAGCCCGAACTTGTGATCCTAAAACAATTGCTTCCAACTGTTTTAGACTCCTCACAAGCAGATACAGGCTATCTTCTACTCGTGAAGGCCAACTTCTTTGAATGTGGTGGACTTGCAATTGGGGTTGGCAGCTCACATAAGGTCGCCGATGCTTATACACTAAGCAAATTCACTAGTTGCTGGGCAGCAATTGCCC ttggttccataagGTTTGGTGCTGTCCTAGCACAACATATTACTGATCACATAGAGCTTCCTGATAAATTTGGTGTTGCAGCTTCTCTTTTCCCACAAGTAGATTTCTTGAATTCGCTTCAACCTGCCCTGGAATTTCCCCAAGAGAAGTGTATAACTAAGAGATTTGTTTTTGATGCCTCAAAGATTGCCGCTCTTAAGTCCAAAGCTGGTAGTGCCACCGTGGAAAACCCAACTCGCGTTGAAGTGGTATCAGCGTTGATTTGGAAGTGTGCCATGGAAGCATCGAGATCAAACTTGGGTGTTGTAAGGCCATCTGAGTTGTCTCAATTTGTGAACATTCGGAAAATATTGGTGTCGCCTTTGGCAGAAAACTTGTTGGGGAATCTTGTGGGGCTCTGTGTAGCAAAGACCGAAGCAAGTGAAGTAGACGACGTTCAAAGCTTGGTGACTAAATTCAGGAAAGAGATGGAGGAATTTAAAGTAGGATATGGAAAAGGAATTAGCGGGGAGGAAGCGTGTGAGTTCTACAAAGAGTATGGACACCTTATGAAAAGGGATGTGGACAACTACAACTGCATCAGTTGGTGCAGATTTCCTTTTTATGAAGCTGATTTCGGATGGGGAAAGCCGTTATGGGTGCCTCACATTGGAGGACTGAAGAATCTAATTCTATTGATGGACACAAGAGATGGCGAAGGCATAGAAGCATCCTTGACTCTCAAGGAAGAAGATATGGCTAAATTTGAAAGCAATAAGGAGCTTCTTTCGTATGCATCTGTGAATCCGCCTGTCATTTAA
- the LOC103436212 gene encoding BAHD acyltransferase At5g47980-like produces MSNILDKPDAGMGKQLLPTDVDSTQADMGYLLLVQANFFQCGGLAIGVSVSHKVSDASTLSAFIKSWASIALGSASTYHVELPAEFGAAASLFTPLDFLNAPQPAVEFPKEKCKTRRFVFNASKIAALKSKAASVTVPNPTRVQVVSALIWKCGMEASRSNLGCVRPSEWFVLVNMRKILVQPSADNVLGNFIGVFATKTEASKFVDNVESLVTKLREEIEGFKVKYGIGINGNDVWEFSKDYWKLLIRNDVETYSCSSWCRFPFYENDFGWGKPSWVTQGMEFKNLLVLMDTRDGDGIEVFLTLKEEDVAIFESNKELLEYASLNPTVI; encoded by the coding sequence ATGTCAAATATTTTGGACAAACCAGATGCTGGGATGGGAAAACAGTTGCTTCCAACTGATGTAGATTCCACACAAGCAGACATGGGCTATCTTCTCCTAGTCCAGGCCAACTTCTTTCAATGTGGGGGACTGGCAATTGGAGTCAGCGTTTCACATAAGGTGTCGGATGCGTCTACACTCAGCGCATTCATTAAAAGTTGGGCATCAATTGCTCTTGGCTCTGCCAGCACATATCATGTAGAGCTCCCCGCAGAATTTGGGGCTGCGGCATCTCTCTTCACACCATTAGATTTCCTCAACGCACCACAGCCCGCTGTTGAGTTCCCTAAAGAAAAGTGTAAAACTAGGAGATTTGTGTTCAATGCCTCAAAGATTGCTGCTCTTAAGTCCAAAGCCGCCAGTGTCACCGTTCCAAATCCTACACGGGTTCAAGTAGTGTCGGCGCTCATTTGGAAGTGTGGCATGGAAGCATCAAGGTCAAACTTGGGTTGTGTGAGGCCATCTGAGTGGTTTGTACTGGTTAACATGCGAAAAATATTGGTGCAACCCTCGGCAGACAACgtattgggaaattttattggtGTCTTTGCGACAAAGACTGAAGCAAGTAAGTTTGTAGATAATGTTGAAAGCTTGGTTACTAAGCTTAGGGAAGAAATTGAGGGATTTAAAGTAAAATATGGTATTGGTATTAACGGGAATGATGTATGGGAATTTTCCAAGGATTATTGGAAACTCTTGATAAGGAATGATGTAGAAACATATAGCTGCAGCAGTTGGTGCAGGTTTCCTTTCTATGAAAACGATTTTGGATGGGGAAAGCCATCATGGGTGACTCAGGGCATGGAGTTCAAGAATCTACTTGTGTTGATGGATACACGAGACGGAGATGGCATAGAAGTATTCTTGACTCTCAAGGAAGAAGACGTGGCCATATTTGAAAGCAATAAGGAGCTGCTTGAGTATGCATCTTTAAATCCAACTGTAATTTAG
- the LOC139196224 gene encoding secreted RxLR effector protein 161-like: MQDVPYSSLVGGLMYAMVCTRPDIAHAVGLVSRFMHNPGKMHWEAAKWILRYLHGTRNTGICFERNDRGIGKFSTGYVDSDFASDLDKRRSTTGYVFTMANGPICWRSILQPTVALSTTEAEYMAMAEAIKEAIWTLGLLADLGIEQCKMDVHCDSQSAIYLAKYQVHHARTKHIDVRYHFVREIIAEGEILVKKIASADNPADMLTRWKQMKSLDGFLTKVEFVEVGIESERVS; this comes from the exons ATGCAGGATGTTCCTTATTCCAGTTTGGTTGGAGGGTTGATGTATGCCATGGTGTGTACTCGGcctgatattgctcatgcagtggGATTAGTGAGTAGGTTTATGCATAATCCTGGTAAAATGCATTGGGAAGCTGCTAAATGGATACTAAGATACTTGCATGGAACAAGGAACACCGGAATCTGTTTTGAGCGAAATGATAGAGGAATCGGGAAGTTCTCTACTGGATATGTAGATTCTGATTTTGCTAGTGACTTAGACAAACGACGATCTACCACAGGGTATGTGTTTACCATGGCTAATGGTCCTATATGTTGGAGGTCAATACTACAACCAACCGTTGCTCTATCAACCACGGAAGCTGAATATATGGCAATGGCTGAAGCTATCAAGGAGGCTATTTGGACACTTGGTTTACTAGCAGATTTGGGAATAGAGCAGTGCAAGATGGACGTTCATTGTGATAGTCAAAGTGCCATTTACTTGGCAAAGTATCAAGTGCATCATGCAAGGACCAAACATATAGATGTGAGATATCATTTCGTTCGGGAGATTATAGCTGAAGGTGAAATTCTTGTAAAGAAGATTGCTTCGGCTGATAATCCTGCAGATATGTTAACAAGG TGGAAGCAGATGAAGTCTCTAGATGGATTTCTTACCAAGGTGGAGTTTGTTGAAGTTGGTATAGAATCCGAGAGGGTTTCCTAG